The following proteins are encoded in a genomic region of Calditrichota bacterium:
- a CDS encoding T9SS type A sorting domain-containing protein yields the protein MKTERKKTAALVACFLALAVPSLLQPQTSLNMTLVGRHAEGACVSVCAHNDTVYFSRGGILEVADFATSPDVLTLSQTTMPCQPRSIDVVGRYAYVAVGFAGLRILDMNADGGPKDIGGCRTPGRAVDVVVQGGFAYVAAEGDGVRVIDVSNPQMPSEVGFFDTGGSATSVTVRNSHVFVADYAGGLRILDVSNPLSPGEVCSVATGTETQDVAVQGNLAYVADVSQGLRIIDISDPAHAAEVGFWNAVSTVYGVAVKDTLALLACGYKGLRIVNVSDPHAPEQAGGFETGGFARRVSVGQYAYVATSWNGLRVVDFSDPRNPSLVKAMGSGDFTWDVALDHQTAYIAMGQHGMRTLDVSNPAYPRFLGIWYSPNSASGITYHDNCVYVADQTGGLRIINVTDLANPVLEGTFPSQSCTWEAAIRGSLAYVADTWAGLRIADVSIPTAPAQIGSLNLAAYAQAVALYGSYALVATYDSCLVVVDVSDSTAPVKVGSYKSGGRAWDVAVEGSYAYAACSQGLRVLEMTDPRHPAEVGVFGRGRNVLGVAIEGNVAYLACRSDGLVVLDVTDPTNPVEVGYYDTGEDARRVVVRDSLAYVADGNDGLYIIRFEGQTPVERVKGTAQPKTCRLTQNFPNPANPSTVIAFELAQPGHVQLAIYNLRGQCVAKLVDKPMGPGAHHVVWQGTDAEGRGVASGVYVYRLRANGQEATRKLVLIR from the coding sequence ATGAAAACGGAGAGAAAGAAAACGGCGGCCCTGGTGGCCTGCTTTCTGGCCTTGGCTGTCCCTTCGCTGCTGCAGCCGCAGACCAGCCTTAACATGACCCTCGTTGGCCGCCACGCGGAGGGTGCCTGCGTGTCGGTGTGTGCGCACAATGACACCGTCTACTTTTCGCGCGGGGGCATCCTGGAGGTCGCCGACTTTGCGACATCCCCTGACGTTTTGACATTGTCACAAACAACTATGCCTTGCCAACCCAGAAGCATAGACGTGGTGGGCCGGTACGCCTACGTGGCCGTCGGCTTTGCCGGCTTGCGCATTCTCGACATGAACGCTGACGGAGGACCAAAGGACATCGGAGGCTGTCGCACACCAGGGCGGGCTGTTGATGTGGTAGTCCAAGGAGGATTCGCTTACGTTGCGGCAGAGGGAGATGGTGTGCGCGTCATCGATGTCTCCAACCCCCAAATGCCGTCTGAAGTCGGTTTCTTCGACACAGGAGGCAGCGCCACAAGCGTAACTGTGCGCAACAGCCATGTATTCGTCGCCGACTATGCCGGCGGCCTCCGCATTCTCGACGTGTCAAACCCGCTGTCGCCGGGGGAAGTATGCTCCGTGGCCACCGGCACTGAGACTCAAGATGTGGCCGTACAGGGCAATCTTGCCTATGTAGCCGACGTCTCTCAAGGACTGCGCATCATCGACATCTCTGATCCGGCCCATGCCGCCGAGGTAGGTTTTTGGAACGCCGTAAGCACCGTATATGGCGTCGCGGTCAAAGACACCTTGGCACTCCTGGCCTGTGGCTACAAAGGGCTGCGAATCGTGAACGTATCTGACCCCCACGCGCCTGAACAAGCTGGAGGATTTGAGACAGGAGGGTTTGCGCGAAGGGTGAGTGTCGGTCAGTACGCCTATGTGGCCACAAGCTGGAATGGCCTCCGCGTGGTTGACTTTTCAGATCCGCGGAATCCCAGCCTGGTCAAAGCGATGGGTTCCGGGGACTTTACCTGGGACGTGGCGCTGGACCACCAGACGGCCTACATCGCCATGGGTCAGCATGGGATGCGGACGCTCGATGTTTCAAATCCTGCGTACCCTCGTTTTCTGGGCATCTGGTACAGCCCCAATTCCGCTTCGGGCATCACCTACCATGATAACTGCGTATACGTTGCGGACCAGACCGGAGGGCTGCGCATCATCAACGTCACCGACCTCGCCAACCCCGTTCTCGAAGGCACCTTCCCGTCGCAGAGCTGCACCTGGGAAGCAGCCATACGGGGTTCGCTGGCGTACGTCGCCGATACTTGGGCCGGACTGCGCATCGCCGACGTCTCCATCCCGACCGCACCTGCGCAGATCGGCTCCCTGAACCTCGCAGCCTATGCTCAGGCGGTGGCCCTCTATGGGAGCTATGCCTTGGTGGCAACCTATGATTCCTGCCTGGTGGTAGTCGATGTGTCTGATTCAACCGCACCGGTAAAAGTGGGGTCGTACAAGTCCGGGGGAAGGGCATGGGACGTGGCGGTGGAAGGGAGCTACGCCTATGCAGCATGCTCCCAAGGCCTGCGGGTGTTGGAGATGACAGACCCACGGCATCCCGCCGAGGTAGGGGTGTTTGGCAGGGGTCGGAACGTATTGGGGGTGGCGATAGAAGGCAATGTAGCTTATCTCGCCTGTCGGTCAGATGGGCTCGTCGTGCTGGATGTCACCGATCCGACCAATCCCGTTGAGGTCGGGTATTACGACACCGGCGAGGATGCCCGTCGTGTCGTCGTCAGGGATAGCTTGGCCTATGTAGCCGACGGGAATGACGGTCTGTACATCATACGCTTCGAGGGACAGACTCCTGTGGAGCGTGTGAAAGGTACTGCCCAGCCCAAGACATGCAGGCTGACACAGAATTTTCCGAACCCGGCAAATCCATCCACGGTCATAGCCTTTGAGCTGGCCCAGCCAGGGCATGTGCAATTGGCCATCTACAATTTGCGCGGCCAGTGCGTTGCCAAACTCGTCGACAAGCCCATGGGGCCTGGTGCACACCACGTAGTTTGGCAGGGCACCGACGCCGAGGGGCGGGGTGTGGCCAGCGGCGTGTATGTGTACAGGCTTCGGGCCAACGGACAGGAGGCGACCAGAAAGCTGGTGCTGATTCGCTAG